aggttgaattaaatttttctctccgtaagaaccatcctcgtacctcaaagaatattataaaaaaagaattagcgaaatcggttcagaggttctcgagatttacgatgagcaacacatttagtgattcatttttatattatagattagattGAATATGACCCAATTTATGatcttataataatttattaaactcaaAACAGAACTTAGTTAattacaataggctacttgacattttttttaagttggtcttaaatggttaatatttgtcctattatatcaaaaaaattaacactatatttttttgcgccctaaaaaccgtaaaactttaatttaaaaaaatatttttcttagacaggtgaaaacactgtcggccatgtttggccgatagattatctgtgctctgacgtcatgcatttgtaaacaacagcataaccctgggttatactgttgtttacaaatgcataaccctgggttatactgttgtttacaaatgcatgacgtcagagcacagataatctatcggccaaacatggccgacagtgttttcacctgtctaagaaaaatatttttttaaattaaagttttacggtttttagggcgcaaaaaaatatagtgttaatttttttgatataataggacaaatattaaccatttaagaccaacttaaaaaaattgtcaagtagcctatttactAAATGTAAATGCAAGTATCCACTAACAATACAAATTGCAGAAGTAAATTCTGTCAAATGTCGAGTTTTACCATAAAACATCTGTAATTTATGCTGGTCGATCCCGAAAAAGCTGcaccaatcattattacaatctgaaTTGCTGTGATTCACTGAATTTATggttggtattcttgttgcaacaatgcattgtagtgaGTGAGTGTCGGCCAATGAGGTGATTGCGATAGTCATTCGTCACACACTTTAGCTGTCAATCTACCACGGTAGAGTCACTGTTTACGatacaaaacttgcagaagttgacttgAGTGGGTATGAGTGATTACGCAGTGCAAGTGTCTTGCCAGACATGATTTCTGCAAGTTATATTGCTAACGGGTACTTGGCTTTACATCAAGATTATATGAATAATAAACTAATGTGAAAAATCATTAGGTATAccgtatacataatataatatcaagagaataatatttatttccgCTATGataacaaattataataattattccgaAAGGGCCGcacatgcaaattaaaaaaaataagcttgTACAACGTTGcgtaacccttcgtgtgcgagtcttaCATGCACTTAAgcggttttgtttttatttctatttttaatttttcacagttactaataaaaaaagttagtctgtaaaataaaacaaaaaaaaatatgtgcaCTTTATGAAGACAGTACTTGTTAATAAGAGCCATATTATATTTACGTACATTTAAATTTTCAGCGATATTAATGTGAATGTTATTATTTAACATACTTTTCCATGAATTTTTTGTGAAATTCTGATCTTAAAGAGTCGTTTATAAAAGTATTCATCTTCTTTTCAGGTTCTGTGCGGGCGCAGTTTTTGAACACGACATCGTCATCCCATCGCCTTtttacctaaaaaaatatacactttTGTTTTGTACTACTATTGTGGTACTACCTACTCTAGTCTATTAATGATTTAGGCCCGCGGCATAATATCAGATATTCTAGCTTAGTTTTTAAGATAGTCAGAAAAATGGTctaaaaatgattattttgaTGGCCCcccataataaaaaaatatattcttacTCTACCtgtactacccgtgcgcgataagttgagactcgcctggaatgcaaccctccgcccgcttgccctgtaacttcccctcaagctcccgtgttgtactgtagacaacgccatttttttaacatcttagtctcgtacttgcttacgtcacgcaacgacgacgcgctccgatttttgtctacagtacaaccacgcatctgtggcgtcaccgccccccaggtctcaacttattgcgcacgagtagtacgtactattatatattatgtgacTCTACTCAATGAGCTCTAGACAATAATAACACCCGAAATGCTAGGATAAGAAAAAAATCATCCGGATCCTTATTCATATATTGAGGAAGCTCtctgataaataatttaattgaatttctgatttaatattcagtttttaaccgacttcaaaaaggaggaggatcTCAATTTGTTGGAatctttgtttttagggttccgtacctctaaaggaaaaacggaacccttatagaatcactttgttgtcggtctgtctgaaaaccgcgaatttgtggttacatcacacaaaaaaattaaattgtggtcatgaactaataattagtattttcagttttagaagtaagatcactatatcaagtggggtatcatatgaaaggtcttcacctgcacattctaaaaaaattgtttatttaattttatgcatcatagtttttgagttatcgtgcaaaatgtcgaaaaaatacgactatagtatggaaccctcgttgcgcgagcctgactcgcacttggccggtttttttatgtatgttccccgattactcaaagacgcctagaccgattttaaaaattcttttttttgtttgaatggGTATACTTCCAAGGTgctcccatataaatttggtgatgatctgatgaatatcttaaGAAATGGAGGACCAAGGAGGAGAAGGAGTCCAAAACTGTAACTCCAAAAGTCagtcttattattattagaatagatTTAATTGGCTACCTTCAAATCATTCTTCTGTCCTGCTGCCGAATAATTTAATAGGGGATTTCCAGACAATATATTCTCCATTCTTATTCTCTCCTCTTCTTGTTTCTTTTCAGCTTCCTGtttcacaaaatataaaagtttttgataattaatttttattaaggtCAAATAATgcttatttatagtattacaaGATTTATTGTAAAGTACTAGCAACAACCCTTGGTTTCGCTCCCGTAAGAATCTTGAAAAATCAGGTCTTATtccttatctacattataaagggaacctctatGTAACATTTCAGCTTTCAAGATCCAAGGGTTGCAGCTGGgtgtcaatgagtgagtgagtCCAGACTtctctttttagtttttatatgtACTGATTAAACTATTTGCACTGACCTTCTTAGCCTGTTCAATAGCACgctccttttttattttatttagctctGCTAACAAAGCAGCTGTGTCATCATCAGAGTCCTCAGAATCGGTTGAGTCACCTTCAAGAGGATCATCAGCGTCTAAACTAGCTGCCGGCACTTGGTCAGTCTTAAGTCGTTTCACTGATGGCTCCACTTGTCTCCTAGCATTAGGGGCTTTGACTTCCTTCTCTCTTTCATCAAGCTCTTTACGGAAATCTCTGGATCGTAGCTCATCAGTAGTTCCTTGACCTTGTTCcctaaaataatacaatattttaattttttttaacaggaaaataaaaatattaacttgAGACAGAGACACATCTGTACATAACAGCAATTATACATATAGAAATAAATACCAGTACAATTTTCCCAGTTTTCTGTTTGCCAGTGGCGAAATGTACCCATAACCAGATTCCTATCCATTTTCCTTTAAGAATTGGTATATAccataagtacttaggtacttctaGTACTCAGTGACATAAATATAGGCCAAAGGTTCAATTGTCATGCATGCTACATACTGTGCTCGAAATTTATCTGAtgcttaaaattttattatagcaaCAAGTAAAATCTATGCTAGGCATCCAGTCGAAGTTATAAACAAGCTAACATAATAGTAGAGTAAACTCTAAAACAAGCCGGTAAAAATTGGCTATGCCTTAGCATTCcatctttcatttccctaggaaGCGAACAACATCTGACTCCCTCTACTGACAACCAATCAGGAGCCACCAATTTAATTTGATCCAGCAGCAAGTACGAATTTACGAATACTCTGACAGACATGAATAACTCGCTTCATTCCGGGTTATTGTATTACatctccaaattaaaaattgtattcatAGTACTGTTTTAACAAGTAAATATGTActactattttgtattttaaaggGTGGTTTGATACATTTGTTTGCGTGAAGCATATACTGGTGCTTTCGtaatacagtagaaactcgattatccggccctcagttatacggattcgcgattatctggaccaccaaccgaaaattgttctgccaagtgcgagtcagactcgcgtaccgagagttccgtactcgggtatttttgcGCCTTTTTGTActatttaaatcaaaaactatcatgcacaaaaataaataaaaaatctgttatagaatgtaCACGGAAAACAATTTCATGTGATGTCCCACTTggtattgttatcttactttgaaaatttaaaatactaattatttgtacataaacacatttttttttaaaatgatgtaaccacaaattcacggttttcggattttttcctttacttgtactataagacctgcctatcTAGGGTTccttttccatttgaggtacagaaccctaaaaaaggagaTACCGGTCGTGAGTTAGCTGATAAGTATGGTGTATCCACGATAAGTGATGTTAAGAAGAACACCGATTAAATTTTGTTGTACACCTGCAAATAAGATAGTGAActaaatatgcacaaaaccaacttttcttcatacatttcGATTATCTGGATTTTCGATTATctgaatccctaacgacaacaattagtccggttaatcgagtttccactgtatatGTATAGTGAATAGGTGAAGGTGGCGTAAAGCTGATATTCTGTTAGATAAGAACTTTTTTTGCTCTGGCTTCCCTTTTTTAAGATTTCTCTTCTCCCCACTGCTGTTAACACATGCtatcactataatattatattgctcAAAACTTCAATGGAATCTATTCAGCACCTTTTGAGCTCATTTGCAACAGACAGCAGGTTAAATTTACTTTTATACTAGTTagttatatatacatatattacaaTTAATAGCTGAATATTGCAACATCTTTGATGCTTAAGAGCATCCTTTTTGTAAAGTAGTTAGTCTGGGCCAGACTAACTACACAAATGACTGTCTGGCCTTTTTGGTGCTTTATCCATACAGCAAAATTTGTCAAAAACAGTCATTTGAGGTTTTATTACAAAACTTTAACTTTTACTCTTTGTTATTCTGTTTGAGACTCTTAAGTACTAAAATATGTGTCTGTTCAAATTGGGCTAGATATAGAAAATcatacagaaaaactttaaCCTTGTAAAAGAAAACATACCTGTATTTTAACTTTGTATGACCTGGGAGATCTCTGCTAGAATACTGGCGGGAGATGGCACTTAAATCTTTTTCACCACGACCTTGGCCACCCCTTGCAGGATCGAAAGTTGGTCTAGCTGCAGTTGTCATTTTGTCAAAGTTCCTCAATCCTCACTTAGGGCCAAGATTAACAGCTGTAAAAAAGGTGCATTAATAATGTAATCATATTAACCAAGATAATCTTTcacatacctactacctatatttGTTATCTACTCGGTTactaaacatattttaaatataccaacaaaatatttatgttaTGATTCAAGTTATAAAATTCTATTGTAAAACTTCGTCCACATACTCAAATTTTAACAAGTAAATACCTTTAGACCTACTTGTTATGTGAAAAAAGAATATAATTATAAGTAAAACCTAAGTTAAACTTAGATGAtctaaaagaaataaataataattattctgggCTGTTTCAAATAATTTGGTAAAACGTAGATCACAGAATACATTTGTCGTAGATACTCAATTTTCTGTGGTGTGGTGGTGATTACTAAAACCAAGTACTCTGTGACTAAAACGTAGTGAgtatatactctttggtgaTTACTTATAAAATGTAGTGACTGTAGTGACAGCTCTGTAATTTGGCTTTTTGGTTTAttgtatactagatgatgcccgcgacttcgtccgcgtcgatttaggtttttaaaaatcccatgggaactctttaattttccgggataaaaagtagcctatgtcgttccccggtatgtaagctatctctgtactaaatttcatcaaaatcggttgaactgttgggccgtgaaaagctagcagaccgacagacagacagacagacacaatttcgcatttataatattagtatggatttgtgtTCGTTTGCTTTTCATTCATGCATGTGCATAGTCATTCAAACAAGTGCATGTGCAGTTGTTTTAACAACTCTTGGAATGGAATGTCAGTGGAATATACATTCATGGTAACTGCACATGCACGAATCCGCACATATGCGTACAAAGAGGAGCAAACGAACACCTTGTAACTTGAGACCAAGAAGTTTATATACTACCATTGCTCAAACAGGCTAGAGCCTGAGCCGAAAAGCCAGTTAAAAAAATTGAGGCAATTTCATAGAGATAGGGCCATTTTTTCCAACTGGCTTTTAAGGCTCTGggttcaaacaaaaaaataaaaacaaatagtaATTATATGTCTGATGCTTGTGATGTCTCTTCTCTTCAGACtttggacataggtttcttgtagggatttccacacgccacggtcttgcaccacctgaatccagcggctccctgcgactcgtctgatgtcgtccgtccacctagttgaaAACTGATTAGTTCAACTTGACCTAGTTGAATAGATGAAaactgtgcccaacaaaaaaaaatgcgaagacaaaaaatgtgtatttgtcactcttcagagcttttctatataactagttacctacctagcttgctctaacaaggtattattattttgattgattttgatgccaagtctccttgattcttagggagaaatctatagagcgcactctaacttagcttagacttaagacagagttaaaacgagactatctctcacataaatctgtctcattttaactcaatcttaagtctgagcaaagtcaaagtgcgctttatagatctcagccttagtctgAGGATGTCGCTATGGCTCAAAAGGGCTTgcacccagagccgtaaaataaGATTAAAAAATGTCTGATGTCTCATATCAATGTAAATGTGATGTAAATGTCATTTTTTCTGCGTCATAATCTTGTCGAAAGTCGAAATCTTAGAAATTAttgaattaaaaacattttacctTTTTCCCGATTGTTTTGCAGAATTCGACTAAAATAACTCAATTAGAACAAATTATTACTTAGCCACAGCCATCAAGCATATTTTAAGGTAATGTAAAGGATCTACTTTGATGCAAGCATGCCCACTTTTGCGTGGAATACAGTATGACAGAACGCCATTTTGTATTCCCTAAAATTATTACAGCTTCGTGAGCTTCGATATTTTCAGAATGTAAATTTAAACGATGCTTTCAAAGAATCATAACAGTTCATTTGCCCTTAAAATCGAAAAAATCTAGACTAATCCAGTTCTTTATTTTTTCATTGAAAGATAAGGTGGTGGCGGCAGTAAGCGCTACCGAGTAAAACATCTCGGGGTAATGAATGGGCTTAGTCCACAAATTctaaatcctacgtcctaaatggtatagttaccgtcaaactagccaactttaccgttcaatgatactttgcacAAAAAGCTAAAATAAGCAAATtcgctttgtaatttttttttgataaattaacattttaaccaaaatttgattttgatggcgggcaaagtaaCCCGGACTTGTAGCCAACATGGCCCACATCGATTTATCATTCAAATATAACTCTTTACAAATACTTGGAAAACACCATGACTATTTAAGGCTATCTTGGCCTAGGTTTCAAAATTTTGATTgtagtataaatattttagggATAAAATGAGTGAGCAATTTTACCTAGCGATTATTTCTCTTTTCCACACAAACCTGATCAAgcataaattgctttttgggcaaagtatcattgaatgacaaagttggctagtttgacagtaactataccatttacgacgtaggatttaggaaggtggaataagcccttaaCTACTATCTCCCGACAACTTCCTAAAGAAGCCAATCTCATTACTGTTAGGCAGGCACGCTTTGGATATAGAACTCTAAAAAGATTCGAGTGCCGCTTATCTAGTTTgattaaaatcaattttatattaatCTTTACCTTAATTGATTTTAGGATGGCTGAAGATTTGGATGTAGAGGCTATGTTAGAAGCTCCTTACAATAAATCGGTAAGTCTCTATTGATTCCTAAAAATACAGAATTATAAGAATTTgcctatttgtaatttttaactttAGACACATGAAACAGTGTAGATTTTGAATCAAAAATTGAACTCATCCTTTTTGTTTTGCTGTAGTTATAAGTAACTTTAATAAAAGTTCATATATTTTGTACCAAATATACACAACTTGTTTACAATGTTAAGTAGTAATATATTTCCATTGAAAAGCAT
The DNA window shown above is from Maniola hyperantus chromosome 1, iAphHyp1.2, whole genome shotgun sequence and carries:
- the c12.1 gene encoding protein CWC15 homolog produces the protein MTTAARPTFDPARGGQGRGEKDLSAISRQYSSRDLPGHTKLKYREQGQGTTDELRSRDFRKELDEREKEVKAPNARRQVEPSVKRLKTDQVPAASLDADDPLEGDSTDSEDSDDDTAALLAELNKIKKERAIEQAKKEAEKKQEEERIRMENILSGNPLLNYSAAGQKNDLKVKRRWDDDVVFKNCARTEPEKKMNTFINDSLRSEFHKKFMEKYVK